The segment AATTGGTTGAAATTCGAGATTTTACGAGGCGTGAAGTGTTTTTAgaggcaaaaaattataattttttaaagaaatttttctttttaagagaaaattttgagaaattcaattaatttttgctcatttgaCTTCGattagcttaaaaaaaatttaaattaaacaaaatttgtcaaaaatttgtctcaatttagcttaagaattaaaaatttaaaaaaaaatatttaaaaattttttgctcaaaaaagatttttgcttttttgagttcaaactttctcgaaaaaacctaaattttttgtgtgaaattttaaaaattttggcctcatttaagaaaatttgaccATTTAACTACTTTTCGCtactgagattttttttgtctctcaagaatttttttctcatgaaaatctttaaaaatttttaattttttatgaaaaattttatgtttctcaATGGATTTTTGCTTGTAAATAAGATtttgtttttagaaatttggtgttatggaacaaaaattttaaaaaaatttctttgatttttaaagagtttaaatttttaaccaaaaatttttaatttcttcaaaggaATTTCAcccattcaatttttctttttaattttcgagaaatatattttagttttagagTTTTTGGAGTTCTTTTGATTCTTCAAATCTCTttgaaatccttaaaaaattgaatttttgagaaaaatttttgcaatatttatgaatttgttgtttcgcaaaaattgtaacttttcgaggaatatttttttaatttttaatttttttttaatttttaagaaaaaaaattactagaaaaaaaatcattttttttaattgttaaatgaAGTCCCGTTTGTTTGAGAAAAGTttaactttttacatttttttttaaattttttatttaaatttttttttttatttatttaatttttttttattttaaacactttttttcattttttttttaatttttttattttttttaatatttttttttaatttttttttaaaaattttaattttttatttaatttttttttattttttatttaaattttttatttaattttttttttcaattctaaaaattaattaaactaattttaattttttttttaaattttttatttaatttttttttttttaattttttttttttttttttttaatttaaattttttttaaaaagaatttaaaaaaaattttttaatttttttatttaaattttttttttaattttttatttaaattttttttaaattttttatttaattttttttttaatttttataaaacactaaaaaattcaatttacaattttttaaaaataattcttagtctttagaatttttttgttcagtcaagtgttgatgaaaaatatcttttttcgtAAACATTTTGatctctttaaaataaattttgagcctTGAACTccgaaaaatttcgattttaaagaaaaatttatcagaaaaatagaagatttaaaaatattcaaaaagattaatttttttttctaaaattaaagttcttaAGGACTTTTAAGCCTAATTTTGCtcaattacaaacaaaaaaatcaccaaaaaaaccaattttatcaaaaaattttaaaattctctcaaaaatctcaaatttttgacactttaattctaaatttaccATCACTCACCTTCAAGATACCTTCCGTGTCTGTCACATTCGCCAACTTAATGTAATGATTTTTGGCAATTCCCGCCTGTTCCTTCCCAATAAACGTGATATAGGCAACTGAAAATCCGAGCCACAGCAACGCAATTGCCTTATAAACCCAGAAATCGATCACAAGTCGTCTCACATTGACACTCAGAATAAAAACTCGTTCAATGAGACTTTGAAGCAGCTCATTATCGGCAATTCTGTACACATAAATGGCCGCGAGAAATCCACTCAGATGCAGCACCGACGGAATTATGTAAGTAAAGACAATCTCTCCGgtctcgaaatattttttgtattgataaACGTAGAATTCATCGTTTTCCGAATAGCCAATTTTCGATGGGACGTCAGTTACGAAGCCACGATCGCGTCTAAAACGAAGAATTTGGGTGAAAAATCGGTTAAAAAAggggaaaattgaatttttaccgGAATCCTGTCACAAATTGCAGCACATAACCGAGAATGAGGAAGGTTAAGATGAGAAAAGTTTGCACGTGTCCCAGCCAGGAGTACCAATCGGCATCTATTGTCATAGGTTTGAGGCCCACAAAGCTCAGGATCGCCACGAACGGTCGatgaaactgcaaaaaaatcgattaaaattcaaaaaattttcatcaaaagtcattttttgctcACCTTTCTCTTGCAATACCGCAACAAAGCTGCCGTCGGTTCAATTTCACTTATTTCAGCTATCTTAAAATGATATTTCATGGTATTTAGAATGAACTTTTGACCTTTAATTTGCATGATTCGCGTAGTTTTGAACGAGCACTTACGATAATATTTTCGTCTAAAATTTCGCAATCGCTGCCCGCAAAGTTGCGTGAGTTTGCCAATGTGCTCACCGACGACGATGACGGACTGATATCTGACGAAgtgataaacaacaaaaaaaaattaacggatcagatttttttttgttgagaattttggaaaaaaattcaccttCTTCTGCCATTTCGCTTTGTTTCCTCAGCGCATCGTTCCGGATCAAAGAGAGAAGTTTGTTTGCATGAACAGACAACGAATGAGGCACAACACAGAATGTTATCTCGGAAATTTGAGTCACAcagaagtttttttgttttgctctcTCTTCCGTTCTGTTgagttgttattaaaaaaatttgagatgcATCGTTGTCAAACATCCTGATAAGACAATTTTACACAGAGAAAGAAAATTGACGGGggtttttgatagtttttttttcaaaaaatataatttttcgattttttcgaaaatccaagaaatttgttgggaaattttcgaaaattcgtcagattttttagaagtttcgaaattcttaattttttcgaaatttttttataaatcagcaggaaattattttgagttaattttttaatattaaaaaccaaattagaattaatttttgatttttttgaaatgatttcAAAATAAGTTTCAGGAAAAATCAttcgaatattaaaaaaaaaaattacgttgttttcgaaaattcaagaaacagtaaaaaaaattttcgaacattgaaataaaattttttgagcaatttttagttttttttaaatttttaaaaaaaattttttctaagaaatattttaattttttttaattatttaatttaatttttttaattttttattaccaataactttaaaaaacatacgagaattttagaaatttttcaaaacaatttcttaAGATATCTGAAATTACtgggaaaaaaatcttgaacaattaaaacaaatttttagaaaaatttttgaactttctcatgttttttgcaaattctaaaaatatttagaacaattttgaaaactttaagaaatttgtagagcgatttttgaactttcatgaaatttttagaacaaattttgaagacccatatatatatttttttttaccaaaaagatatttttttgaccattcacaacattttcaaatttttcaagaacaattttcgaaacaaaattttagaacatttttttgagtttcatgaaaatttgtttggcaattttttaagttttctaaaataatttgagaaaatttttaatattctaagaaattttcagtaaTGGAACActttctttttcgaaaatcaaacaaattagagaaaatttcaaaaatttatgtaattctAAGAAAAGCtcgagaaaattcataaattcaacAATTGAACATTATCAAAAGTTCATCAAATTATTAGAGCAATTTTTGTACATCTATAAAACGTTTTCgaaacattttcgaaaattctagaaaatttttcgaaaacccactgttgagacgaatgaaagtgataaactGAATAAgcaaatttgcaaattttttaaggggCGACGACTGGTATTTTATTTAGCATACGAccggtaattttttgtgatctaattttttcatgacttctctaaaaaattcattttcatttttttttgttcttaaacCTTCTTTCAGCTAAACTTGATCAAAtgcaaaaaacttcaaagaaaTTCGTGAAGcagaatttgagttatttcgttacaaaaacttatttttcttgctttttagATGTTGAATGAtcgccaaaataatttttaattataaaaaaagcaaaaataaggtaaatagtaatttttttgtaaattaaatgaaattttctgccCGTTTTGAACTTTACATGGACTGCCGTTTATTCCGGATCCAATTTTCATGATGGATAACACTCGTATAAACCCCCGCATCTGATCCGCAGCCCATTCCGTAAGAAACGATCCCCACAAGTACCGTCGAATTCTGTGATTTACAGAATAAACCTCCTCCAGAGTCACCACTGCATGCATCAACGCCTCTCAAGCCACGAGCGCAAAACATTCCCCAATGATATTCCGGAGCTACGACTCTTCCAAGGATCGATTCGCACATTTTTTGCGTGATTGGCGTGACATTGCCCATCAAAAGGTGTTCGGAAGAGTCTCCTGAGTAACGAGTGGAGCCAAAACCGTAAATTTTGCAATCAGAGACGTCTATATTGTGAGTTTTTGGTATGGAAACGAGCTCGGAGGTGAATAACGGGTCATTTTGGGACATGTTGAGCTTCAACAAAGCAACGTCGTTGGTGAAAGTGTagctaaaaattgagttttaagagttaaaaagataaaaattagtgaaaaatacTTACGGATCAAAGTTTTTGCGACAAATCGATGAGACTTTGTACCGAAAACCATCGTTACTTAACCGAACTTGACCaatttgaacataaatttcGCATATTTTGATGTATTTCAGGCAATGACTTGCTGTTAAAACGGTTCCTTGTCCCAAATAAGTTCCCGTACAAAAGTGTTTGAACTGATTTTCCCCCAAAATTTGCAAGGAAGTCACAAAAGAAGCCTCTCCTTCATCAACTCGAGCCCCATTAACGATCCTTTTGAATCTCTGCGCCTctgaaaattcacaaaaactgcaaaaaacgACCAAAAAACTCACAAACGTTCGTTTCAGCGGCATTTCGCTGAATGAATTGACGTCGCAAGTGTCGCAGTTGTGCAAACAACGTCATTATTCGGTAcaacaaaacaatttatttcgaaactaCTTAAACAATGAActtaaaagaaattcttaaACAGCCAGACAACGGCTTTCACCCAGCGCGGTATCGGTCGTTCGGCAAGTTCGCGTTGCGCGAGTGTTCCGTAGCTGTACAAGTGATCGACTTCCGTCTGCAGTTGATTCTTCAGGCGTTCGTTTGAGGTCACGAGGCAAATTTGTGTCTCCAAGTCGCGATTTACGGAGCGTTCGCCAAAGTTGGAAGACCCGATGACCGTCAGTGAGGGCGAACTTTCGTTCGGTAGGTAGTACCAAAGGCCTTTGGCGTGATAAGTCCATCCGTTGCGTTCGTATTCTAAGAGGTTGATGCGGTTTGTTTGCTTGGCGGCGATCACCGTGTCATAATATCGTTTGGCGATGAGTGTGTAGGCTTTGGGGATGCTTCCAGCAGGTCCTTTGGCGCCCAGGAAACCGTTTGcctgaaaaaaatgaggattTAAATGAGTTGagtggtaaaaatttaagattttttcaaattttggttgaaaaatgacttaaaaattttttaacggtcattttttaaattaacatttaacaaattttcataaaaaattaaactttttaatgaaattttcagtttttgaatgcttttttcacaaaaactcaagatttttgagtaaaaatggaaaaattttcatcaaaatatcaatttttgtacaaaattttataatttttaaagaaaatttgtcaaatgtcattttaaaaattgaccgttaaaaattttcaaagcgtTAAATCAAAAGCAAAACTTCTTACATTATTACTATTTGAAGTAAAAGATCAAGATTTTTCGTTcgtagcaaaaattttttgtcaactttaatatattttgatttaaacatttatttaaattaaaaaaaagtcatttttatttttttttattctaaaaaattttttttttgcattttttgaacgtttttgaaagaattataaaatatttttaaataactttaagatttttgagttcaaaaaatctaattttcataatttagagattttttcagattgaattagcgaaaaaacgaatttcaaatttttaacggaaaatttttgaattgacatttgatgatttttttttgtaaaattttgaatgaaatttcaagtttttgacTGCTttggcataaaattttaaaatttgtgagttcaaaattaaaatttctggtgaaaacttaattttttttaaaaatctacaatttttttacgagaaaacataaaacgtcatttcaaaaatttgtcagttaaaaatttttaaaattaaatttaaatagaaaggtttcagattttcaaaattttttcaaatttaagcaatattttgaattttaactatCAAATttaggttatttttttaaccataaTATTGGTTTGTAtccattataaaatttttaacctcaaaattagaattattttttaaattttttcttaacaaatttttacgcattttagccttttttcataacttttcaagattttttaatctaaaatttcattatttttaaagactttttagttcgtaaaagcataaaaatgattttcaaatttttaacggaaattttttgaattgacatttacgaaatttttcttaaaatttgtcaaaaattatcatttttcgccttttattcaaaaacttttttactattttcaaagaaaaaaactaaatttgtttaaattctcttacaaaaggttaaaatttgaattttccctcatttccataaaaattaaaaaaaaacttacattcgGATGCGCCATCAAAATATTGCAATCCGCCGCACACTCATTCGTCAGTGCATTCATCAAAGTATccgtcaaattaaaatatcccGTTGCCATTTTCATATTCGAACCTGGTAACGCCGCCGCCAATATCCTCCTCACGACCAAACTATCATGATGAATTCCTATTTGTCCCATTTCCAGTGTCGGAAAAATCCACGTATCCCCTTCCTGTCCTTGTTGATTcctcaaattttgcttttccCACGTTTCTCTGAAGAAATCCGTAACTTTTTTCCGTGCCGCTTTCGCAAAATCCTGATGCGAACCTTCATAAGGCGACACTTTCCACGTTTCATGCAACTTTTCGTTCCCATTTTTGTCGACTTGCAAGCTAAATTCCTGcactttttgcaaaaaatccgAGTAAAAGTCCGCCACGTTCTTATCTTCGATCATGACATACCGATCTTGGCGATTCGTGAAGTAATCGTTTGATAAATTCGCCCCGCTAAGGATCACGGTGTCGTCAAAAAGGTAAACTTTCATGTGCTGAACCCCAATTAACTCGTTCCAACGGGGCGGCGCAAGTTTTTTCGTGATTCCCCGCAAAACTGGCGTATGATAAAGCGATAAAACGCATTTTTCGCTCTCCTGCAGCAACGGAAGGACCTTTGTTTTGGAGTTTATTTCGCCACGTGTGCCTCGGGTGAAGTCCAAGAGGATGTCAAcactcaaatttttgttggtaCGCAAATTTTCGTGAATTGCCGTGACTAGATTGTGCTCCAGTTGACCCGTTCCAAGGTAGAGACTGGCTAATTTGATGCGAAATTTGGCAGCTGATGACTTTTCCACGAGCGTTTCATAGAAAACCGACGGAATTTGGATGATTTTTATCTTATCGCCGTTCACCGGGAAGCATGGAGCGCACGAATTCAGCCAACTGAGACTCTCAAGTGAGCTAAATTTACCGAAGAAGCCATTTTTAGCGGTTGTTGGGGCAGTTCCTGGCCAAATATCCAAGGGAGCTGCTTGATATTCGAACAAAGTCGAGAAAAATCGACGAATCATCGATGTTGAAATAGTACTTTTCGGTTATTTCagataaatttcttcaaaaaacatttttataagtaGTCCGAATCCTTAAAATTTGTTgtcaactttaaattttcttgaatttttgactaaaaaattaatttttcttgcagaAATTTCGATGTCTCTAATGTTTTGGTCCAATTTTCGTGTTGACAAGTGGAAAATGAAACGTCAAAGGctttgtttacaaaataaattctgaaaaaaacacaaaaatgtaCACGTTAGTGACTggtttttacaaatatttaacacaaaaGGACGAATATAATATTCTGATATTAGGTTTAGACAATGCTGGCAAGACGGTAAGTCGCTTTAACAccctaaaaatatcaaaaattgacgaaaatccttcaaatttcAGACATTTCTCGAAAAAGCGAAAGCTacgttcacaaaaaattaccgtgGGATGAATCCAAATAAAATTACGACAACCGTGGGGCTCAATATTGGCGAAATTAACATCGAAGGGGTCACTCTTAGCTTCTGGGATCTCGGTGGGCAGCAGGAACTTCAAGCGCTGTGGGataaagtacgatttttttcaaaaatttaatcaaaatttctcaccTGAAGCATTTTTTGCAGTATTATGAAGAGACTCATGGCTTAATTTACGTCGTCGACTCGCACGATCGTGACCGCATGAACGAATCCAAGGAGATTTTCGACCAAATGATCATCAACGATCATCTCAAGGGCATTCCGTTGCTCATGCTCGCCAACAAACAAGATCTTCCGGATTGCATGGGCGTGCGAGAGGTGAAACCTGTGTTTCAGGATAGCGGTCCAGCGATCGGAAGAAGGGATTGTCTCATTATGCCGGTGTCTGCTTTAACggggtaatattttttttgtgaaaaattttgaaatttttcggaaatttcataaaaaaatgaaaaattattttttttttagtgaggGAGTCGATGAGGGAATCAAATGGCTCGTAGATTCTGTGATCCGGAACAGTCATGTGAGGCCTCCAAAGCAAAAAGATGAACTTTAGGCCGTCCTgcatttttccatgaaaacaTTCGcactgaattaattaaaaattttaatttctatgaGAGTACTTtaatattatgtaaaaaaaaaaaatattattatgaataaatttaccttGTCAAAGTGAATGAGCGCTTGGattaacacacaaacacagGTGCAATGGACAGGTAAATAAAACACAATTAAAATACGAtaagaaatttcttatcaGTTGTCGTGgtagctttttttttgccttagttttaatttagtttagaaCGAATATTCCTCGAAAAagcacttttttaattaattttcggacaattttagttaatttcgGTTCGAAACAAGGATAAATAACGGGTTGAAATCATGTCGAACGAAATGTATCCTTATTACGAGACGGATTGGAGCATATTGCCAGCAGAAGGAAATCGAAGGTGAATTCGTGGAATTGAAAacgttgcatgtgaaaataaattaaatcccaTCAGAAACacgattttgatgatttttgtgaaaaaaagtgacgTTTGATacttgacaggtgtcaaaaatgttgaaatttcgaaataattttcagtgaaatctgttaaaaatgagtcaaaatagtgaaaaattttatctaaattgagaaaaatctaaaaatttgacgTTTATGGGAAACTGAcagttgacagatgtcaaaaaaaaattaaatttttaaaataattttaagtgaaattcggttaaattaaagttgtggtgaaaaaactaaattgaattttgggtcaaaatgaaaaaaaaatcaaaatttgatatttaaaaaaaatgactcttGACAGGTGTcattaaaagatgaaaattttaaataatgaattcttattaatttttaagctttgtgaaaaatttaagaaaaattaggtctaaattttgataaaagatgaaaatgagaaaaactcaaaatttgacgtttctcattagaaaaatttctcatttctgACACttgacaaatgtcaaaaaaattcaaattcttaaaataaataattttaagtaaaaattaagttaaaattgaaattttggtgaaaaaatgaagtcaaaatttagatcaaaatgagaaaaaacttaaaattttatatttaaaaaaaattacacttgacaggtgtcaaaaagcttaaaattttaaaaaattttgataaaatttttaaatttttgtgaaaaatgcaaTGAAAATTAGGTCGTAATGtagttcaaaagtcaaaataacataacttaaatttcttattaaaaaattttaaatttttgacacatgacagatgtcaattaaaaatttggattcaattttaaaaaatatttttataaatatttaaagttctgtcgaaaacaaagtaaaatgtgaagtaagtttatattttgatgaatttggtgaaaaaaaagtgacgttTGAATtatgacaggtgtcaaaaaaattaagtgaaggtctgttagaatttaatttttagtgaacaAATTAAGTCTTAAATTGGTTAATATCAGAAAAAACtctaaattttacgtttttttctcaaactcAACAGTTGAcacttgtcaaaaaaattcgttttgattgtaacatttaattaatgacagatgtcaaaagattttaaaataatttagtattgtgaaaagctaatttttttttaaaaattttatttaaaaattaaattaaatttttttagactttaatttgaattttaaattttgaattaaaatttgacatttctaAAAAACTGACAGTTGACAGacgtcaaatcaaaaaatattaaaaaatttgctgaagaatttggaaagttttaaatttaatttttttgtgactttaaacatcaataattttaatttctaaaaaacaaaatttagaaaagaaaattatttgacttttcataaaattagacaaatttatatttaaaaaaatcatcttaaatatttttaatggctTCTTTCCAAAATCAGAAATTtaagctcaaaatttttattctaaaaaaagtaagtttgatagaatgaaaataaattgacatccgtcaaaaatttgttaaaaaatttaaatgtttgaagtttttggaaattgttaaagtttttgccaaaacaagtttttttcaaaatattgacaaattttttattttaattaatagaactcaaataaaaatttaaaaattattaaaattgaattctttgaaaagttatccattaattttatgaattaaaaaattttttttcaaattttcaaaaatttaatatttttatttttaaaatttttgaaagttcaaaaaaaaacttttcatgataaaaaaaagtaattttgatgtatcaaaaataaaatcttttaatttttgaattatttttttaaaaaaatttgatttttaaaagattttttttataaaattgttgcaaaaaattcaaaaaattttaaaaaatcgttcaaaaacTTGCATTTAAACCTTGTATAAAATTGTACAACTTTTCAATCACATCCAACTTTCTTGCACAATTGTCCAATCCCAACTCGAATTCAACTTACCGCTGTCACAACTTCCCCAATTGAAACCTGGGCACATTGTATCAAAGAAGGTTGACacgaaaatagaaaaaaaaaacaatttaaactaaatttcgCGTAATTAATAGGCTGTTTTTCACATTTCCATTGATTTTAGTTACTAATTGAGTGTATCCTTTGTTCGTTTAACCACACAACACGCCGCATTTCCACCtcgaaaaagtgaaaagtttTGTGCAAGTGGCTCATTACGTCGCTACATACGAGAACAgaaggcgaaaaaaaagaaacctgGATGACAGACTGAAAATTTCGTGTCAtcaaattcttgaattttccttttttacttGCAtttccgttgtttttttcgttttctgtgGTCGTGCGTGAACTGAAAAAAGACATCTACATtccaaaagacaaaatttttcatcagaaatCGTCAAAATGAGTGTTTCTGAAGGGTAAAGTGCATGCAAAAGTTAACTCCACGACgacatttgtttaattaattcccGTTTTTGTGCGTTTCTAACACAGATTTAATCCCGCATTTAACATGGCCACGATACGGCAAGCAATAAATGAGACAATTGACCGAGGTACTTGTCCAAATGCGAAATTTTCGTCGCTCACATATGCTAACGAACGACATTTTCTCTTCTCTTTCATGCACGGAATGCAGTACGGATGCCGACACCCACACGTTTGCGGGACTTGATACGACAAATACGCGCGGCACGGACCGCCGCCGAGGAGCGGGCTGTCGTAAATCGCGAATGTGCCTACATCCGAAGCACTTTTCGCGAGGAGGACTCCGTTTGGCGTTGTCGCAACATCGCAAAACTCCTGTACATTCACATGTTGGGCTATCCGGCGCATTTTGGGCAGCTCGAATGTCTGAAATTGACAGCCAGTGCTCGTTTCACGGACAAGAGAATTGGATATTTGGGCGCCATGTTGCTGCTCGACGAACGACAAGACGTTCATTTGCTCATTACGAATTGTTTGAAGAAGTAAGTACCTTGGATGATGACTCATAAGacgatttttaatgcaaaataatttctcgttAGTGACCTAAATTGCCCCACGCAGTTCGTGGTTGGCTTGGCGTTGTGCACTTTGGGTGCGATTGCGTCTCCGGAGATGGCTCGTGACTTGGCTGGCGAAGTGGAGCGACTAATGAAGTCCCCGAATGCTTATATTAGGAAGAAGGCGGCGTTGTGTGCGTTTCGGGTGATTAGACGTGTGCCGGAGTTGATGGAAATTTTCCTGCCAGCGACGCGTTCTTTGCTCACGGAGAAGAATCATGGtgagaattttgattttttggggTTTTTTATTCGTGGAATGAGAATGacgtcacaattttttaagaaaaattttaatttttgacttttttggtgataaattttagtgaaaattaaacaaaattaattaaaaattgcttaaaactcgaaattttagtaaaaaaattttcacaaaaataatatttttgtaacaatttgaagagatttatatcaaaattgacagaaaattattaaaaattgttcaaatttcatatttttgcttcaaaatattttagatttaatttaattttttcaagatttttgtattttaaaggatctttagttcaaaaattcttaaattttaattaaaaatgacaaaaatcctttgaaatcattaaaaaagtttaaattttagataaattgttggattaaaatctaaaattattgcattttaaaaattatttttgaacaaatcttttaagaatttaaaaaaagtcccataaaatttgtttaaaattgaaatttttttggaagtatataaaaattgagtaccaaaaaatttctaaaattattaaaaaatttctgaaattattaaaaaattaaatttatgaaaaaaaatttaaaattttagcgtTTTGAAGATTgttctaacaaaaattttaccaaataccttaaaaaattatgtaaaaaaaaaaaattttatgaaaataattggaCAAAATTcgcaatttctttaaaaaaactaaatttttatatttttttgattttttaaaaaattatttaaaattttttttagtcgaaaataattttaaaaaaatttttataggtcttagattgaaatttttgtaaaatttgttcacaaaaaaccaatattttttttaaattcaagattttttaatcaaaaataattaaaattcat is part of the Culicoides brevitarsis isolate CSIRO-B50_1 chromosome 3, AGI_CSIRO_Cbre_v1, whole genome shotgun sequence genome and harbors:
- the LOC134833700 gene encoding uncharacterized protein LOC134833700, translated to MAEEDISPSSSSVSTLANSRNFAGSDCEILDENIIIAEISEIEPTAALLRYCKRKFHRPFVAILSFVGLKPMTIDADWYSWLGHVQTFLILTFLILGYVLQFVTGFRRDRGFVTDVPSKIGYSENDEFYVYQYKKYFETGEIVFTYIIPSVLHLSGFLAAIYVYRIADNELLQSLIERVFILSVNVRRLVIDFWVYKAIALLWLGFSVAYITFIGKEQAGIAKNHYIKLANVTDTEGILKVILYVCLLCHDLVQVVIISSYSILCYLLRCYLNLLKEKLLLHSIEPLEWMREICEFRKHLHHLNCRIAIPVSLLTLLNLSYCFSSIIHLFRDMNTCPVKIFSMSLANIVLWMVLALVPFFQAAALTVTCRATQSCGHLISIRPFVHRNTAAEELNTILLYASSLKMTAKLFRVPIISHYVCFFLLLCIIVILTFGMCINLSVGLF
- the LOC134833671 gene encoding CDP-diacylglycerol--glycerol-3-phosphate 3-phosphatidyltransferase, mitochondrial; amino-acid sequence: MIRRFFSTLFEYQAAPLDIWPGTAPTTAKNGFFGKFSSLESLSWLNSCAPCFPVNGDKIKIIQIPSVFYETLVEKSSAAKFRIKLASLYLGTGQLEHNLVTAIHENLRTNKNLSVDILLDFTRGTRGEINSKTKVLPLLQESEKCVLSLYHTPVLRGITKKLAPPRWNELIGVQHMKVYLFDDTVILSGANLSNDYFTNRQDRYVMIEDKNVADFYSDFLQKVQEFSLQVDKNGNEKLHETWKVSPYEGSHQDFAKAARKKVTDFFRETWEKQNLRNQQGQEGDTWIFPTLEMGQIGIHHDSLVVRRILAAALPGSNMKMATGYFNLTDTLMNALTNECAADCNILMAHPNANGFLGAKGPAGSIPKAYTLIAKRYYDTVIAAKQTNRINLLEYERNGWTYHAKGLWYYLPNESSPSLTVIGSSNFGERSVNRDLETQICLVTSNERLKNQLQTEVDHLYSYGTLAQRELAERPIPRWVKAVVWLFKNFF
- the LOC134836145 gene encoding ADP-ribosylation factor-related protein 1 — translated: MYTLVTGFYKYLTQKDEYNILILGLDNAGKTTFLEKAKATFTKNYRGMNPNKITTTVGLNIGEINIEGVTLSFWDLGGQQELQALWDKYYEETHGLIYVVDSHDRDRMNESKEIFDQMIINDHLKGIPLLMLANKQDLPDCMGVREVKPVFQDSGPAIGRRDCLIMPVSALTGEGVDEGIKWLVDSVIRNSHVRPPKQKDEL